The Bacteroidota bacterium sequence ACTTGTATAGTATCAATCATAATAGGCTGATTAAACGGACTTGCGTATAACATATAACAATTTCCATTATTGTCATTTTCAATTGCATATACTGACTCTTGAGCATTAGTTCCAGCAGATAGAATCCATTCGCATTCTACTCCTTGTGAAAAAACATGATTATTTATAGTAAAGATGAGAATTAGTAAAATAAAGATTTTCATAATTTGATTTTTATTAAACAAAAATAATCCGATTTATTGGCGGCTGAACCAGCATGTTAAAAGTATTAAAATCCATACAAAAACCAGCTTTCTAATAAGATGAAAACATCTGTAGTATAATTCTTTGTAATGTAGTCTGATGGCATACCAATTTTCTTTTATTAAAACCAAAATGTACTTCATTTGTATAATTTCCTGTCATTTATTGATTTGACAATTGAATTGTACAAATATATAAGATTATTTTTTATTACAAAGCTGTTTATGCAAATTTTCAAAAATATAATAATTTAATTCCTTTTACCCAAAGCACAATACATAAATAAAATAGCAGTTTTGTTTAGATTATTTATAATTTTGCGTTGATGAGAATTAGAATTGGTTTTATATTTTTTGTGTTTTTCATTGGATTATCAAAATTTGTTTTGTCGCAAGAAGATGCCACAATCTATGGAAAAATTGCTGACAAAAAGAACCGTCCTATCGAATTAGTAAACATATCGGTAGAAGGATATCCAATAGGAATTGTAAGCGACAATCGTGGTAAATATGAGTTGAAAGTTCCTGCAAATACAAAATTAATAATTCATTTTTCGCATATAGAATATGAAAATGTCAACAAGGAAATTTTTCTGGAAACAGGCGAAAGGCAAAAAATTAATGTCAGTTTAAAGTATATTGTTCAAAATATTCCTGAAATATCGGTAAGAGCAAAGCGTGAAAAAAATCCTTATTTAGTGAGAATTGACCCTAAATTAGTGTCAAAAATTCCTGATGCTTCCGGAGGAATTGAGGCAATTCTCAAAACATATCCGGGCGTTTCGTCAAACAACGAATTAAGTTCGCAATATTCTGTACGAGGAGGAAATTATGACGAAAATCTTGTTTATGTGAACAATATTGAAGTGTATCGACCTTTACTAATTCGATCGGGGCAGCAAGAGGGTTTGAGTTTTGTAAATTCCGATATGGTCTCATCTATTCATTTTTCTTCGGGAGGTTTCGATGCGAAATATGGCGATAAGATGTCGTCGGTTTTAGATATCAGATATAAAAAACCCAGCGAATTTGGTAGCACTATTACAGGTAGTTTGCTCGGTGGTTCTATACATCTCGAAGATTGTTCGAAAAATCACCGCTTTACTCACATTTCCGGAATACGCTATAAAAGTTCGCAATATGTATTGAATAGTCTTGAGACTGAGGGAGATTACAAACCATCTTTCAGCGATTTTCAAACTTATCTGACATTTGATTTGAACGAAAAATTTGAATTAAGTTTTCTCGGAAATTATGCCCGAAATACATACTATTTTGTGCCTGAAACCAGAAATACATCTTTCGGAACAATAAACGAAGCTTTGAAGCTTAAAATTTATTTTGATGGTCAGGAATTAGACGAATTTACAACATATACAGGTGCCTTTTCAGGAAATTACATGCCAAACGATAAGCTAAAACTTTCCTTAACAACATCATTGTATCAAACAAACGAACAGGAAACTTTCGATATTCAAGGCCAATATTGGATAAATCAATTAGACAACGATCTTGGCTCAGATGCACTTGGCGATAGCTTAATGAACATAGGAGTCGGAACTTTTCTGAATCATGCCAGGAACTATCTTCAGGCAACTGTAATGAATTTCAATCACCATGGATTTTTGGTCAATGGCAATCATAATATCCAGTGGGGTGCAAAAATTCAGCACGAAAAGGTTAATGACAAAATCAGCGAATGGGAAATGCTCGATTCGGCAGGATATTCGTTGCCATACTCAGATTCTGCTGTTAATCTTCAGCAATCTTTACATGTCAGCAATACGATAAATTCTAATCGTTTCACCTTTTTTCTTCAAGAAACTTATTCTGTTGAAACTGAAAAATCGAATATTTTTTTTACCGGCGGAATTCGAGGAAACTACTGGGATTTCAACAAGGAGTTTTTGTTTAGTCCACGATTTTCTTTTGCAATAAAACCAAACTGGAAAAAAGATATTGAATTTCGACTTGCAGTAGGAGTTTATTATCAGTCGCCTTTCTACAAAGAATTGAAAAACTCCGAAGGCGAAATTAATAGGGATTTAAAAGCTCAACGCTCTATTCATCTGGTTTTTGGCAGCGAGTATAATTTTCGCATGATGAATCGCCCGTTTAAGTATGTTGGAGAAATTTATTACAAAAAATTAGATAATTTAATTCCATATACTGTTGATAATGTTAGAATTAGATATCTCGCAAAAAATAATGCTAGTGGTTTTGCAGGTGGTGTTGATATGAAATTGAATGGCGAATTTGTTAAAGGGATTGATTCCTGGGTGAGTTTGTCGATAATGCAAACTAAAGAAGATTTGAACGATGATTCTTATATTGAAACAGATAGTTTAGGAATTGAATCTACTGTTTATCCCGGATATATTCCCAGACCTACCAATCAGTTAATAAATTTCGGTTTGTTTTTTCAGGACTATTTGCCAATGAACCCAAGTTTCAAAATGCAGTTATATTTTATGTATGGCACAGGTTTACCGTTTGGTCCGCCCGATTCGGAAAGATATGAAGCCACCCTAAAAATGCCCTCATATTTTAGAGTTGACATTGGATTTTCGAAAGAAATTATTGGAGAAAATTCAAGTTTTTCCTCGAACAATCCTTTCCGATTTGTTAAAAGTATGTGGTTAAGTGCACATGTTTATAATCTTATAGATCGTAGCAATACAATTTCATATGTCTGGATTAAGGAT is a genomic window containing:
- a CDS encoding TonB-dependent receptor plug domain-containing protein; protein product: MRIRIGFIFFVFFIGLSKFVLSQEDATIYGKIADKKNRPIELVNISVEGYPIGIVSDNRGKYELKVPANTKLIIHFSHIEYENVNKEIFLETGERQKINVSLKYIVQNIPEISVRAKREKNPYLVRIDPKLVSKIPDASGGIEAILKTYPGVSSNNELSSQYSVRGGNYDENLVYVNNIEVYRPLLIRSGQQEGLSFVNSDMVSSIHFSSGGFDAKYGDKMSSVLDIRYKKPSEFGSTITGSLLGGSIHLEDCSKNHRFTHISGIRYKSSQYVLNSLETEGDYKPSFSDFQTYLTFDLNEKFELSFLGNYARNTYYFVPETRNTSFGTINEALKLKIYFDGQELDEFTTYTGAFSGNYMPNDKLKLSLTTSLYQTNEQETFDIQGQYWINQLDNDLGSDALGDSLMNIGVGTFLNHARNYLQATVMNFNHHGFLVNGNHNIQWGAKIQHEKVNDKISEWEMLDSAGYSLPYSDSAVNLQQSLHVSNTINSNRFTFFLQETYSVETEKSNIFFTGGIRGNYWDFNKEFLFSPRFSFAIKPNWKKDIEFRLAVGVYYQSPFYKELKNSEGEINRDLKAQRSIHLVFGSEYNFRMMNRPFKYVGEIYYKKLDNLIPYTVDNVRIRYLAKNNASGFAGGVDMKLNGEFVKGIDSWVSLSIMQTKEDLNDDSYIETDSLGIESTVYPGYIPRPTNQLINFGLFFQDYLPMNPSFKMQLYFMYGTGLPFGPPDSERYEATLKMPSYFRVDIGFSKEIIGENSSFSSNNPFRFVKSMWLSAHVYNLIDRSNTISYVWIKDVRNQEYAIPNYLTSRRINIKLNIKF